The following proteins are encoded in a genomic region of Brachypodium distachyon strain Bd21 chromosome 1, Brachypodium_distachyon_v3.0, whole genome shotgun sequence:
- the LOC100845556 gene encoding uncharacterized protein LOC100845556, which produces MDLEGEGGGSEARKGRKRQMVLESSDSEADEYCISTRQKPDAAATATGNAGVAAGDQSVKEAVPVTVSSEKLLGANSTEGVVSENKGDELQSSSEGASGQGSADQSGEEVVPVSSEILSGLKSTEGDCTKKNKGDGLDRCSAGASGLGNQSGHKVAPISSEKLSGLKSAEGDDSEKNKGDAVNGGSSQPGSKRSKIEDVQAGGVGNGGSVSKNVTGGKMLRRGFPAWRFEKPEIRAGRIEGVEEVEMKASSVSKVKEQVLSLDDKRRHVEPLKHEKRKPSVDSCRQLCGEEIKAKVKERFSSLDDKRRHVEPLRHEKHGPVKTDKGNLVDSGQREIMRVQGKSGLLKILPKNNKVVRETGDGKILSKKVKVDGETGDSKTAPKNAKVLETRDGKIVTKSGVLKLLPKNNKMVREYSDGKFLQKNIKVDGETSDGKISTKTGKVDRESGDDSVPTKNSMVDIKTGAGKNPARNSRVDGETSDGHRRDKEKSSALDESQKQDANGVKSVAGKLVSSIMLRRSDPSVVGVSSGQPMKQQNSKAQLKISSQDNHQPSLSLKDEHKNERKRSLEHKDSPANLSKKAKSMVTDLQEGTSDPTRTKRVMKKPRGGPRIAMKQKLRDQIKGILLDNGWTIDLRPRRSKDYDDSVYVSPKGTGYWSITKAYAVFQKQFKSSHDEKTTARSSKLNNRGAADASFDAISQDDLAMLQRNVRKRKSKKEHFADNKCGDNRSRNMKDASAGRSSRNKYQNNKEKVKIKHRRSALLVRGSTRSMEDMDDYIPYKWKRTVLSWMIDLGVVSKDAKVKYMNKKGTRARLVGRVTREGICCDCCSKILTVAKFELHAGSKEQQPYANIFLEDGGLSLFQCLLNAWDKQAQNEKKGFYKIDPADDPDDDTCGICGDGGDLLCCDRCTSTFHVACLGIEMPSGDWFCRNCICKFCGSAEERTSSPAELLSCLQCSRKYHQVCAQGIEREFVSTTPSASIDCFCSPGCTKIYKRLKRLLGLKNDLEAGFSWSLVRCFADTEATSTKKKAQLVHCNSKTALAFSVLDECFLPRIDERSGINIIHNVVYNCGSDFSRLNFSGFYTFILERGDEVISAATVRIHGTDFAEMPFIGTRGMYRHQGMCHRLLDAIESALCSLNVRRLVIPAIPELQNTWSTVFGFKPVGPTKKQKIKSVNLLIIHGTGLLEKRLLLTGQVNQQTIATAVNAVECDKMDAQMFGEASGSRTPVHASCESVVGDDLETMDQDNAYAYEGLVSNLPPVPEEKTPERSSPLSKDDVTSCKVEGVVEADNTEVKYAETDGTLIADNIVAEQKPEDKSNSYADSSAIPMIVDPCSSNEPGKGENCTSSEHSVQVVPISNKTESNLNSISSNFDTQEDKKSCAVPANTEVPLVSICQKPDNHELNTAIADGDAQTVIVNARSIDACTTKDQTFVGSITKAIATPEDHSDSAVDIVISTERSSDETKCTESDKSEMKDATIERRIIVESSNEAGITVSALDTSSDICGEVTAKPTLTCGVDGVYKNSMEGLTPKEPANA; this is translated from the exons ATGGACTTGGAAGGGGAAGGTGGTGGCTCGGAGGCGAGGAAGGGACGGAAGAGGCAGATGGTGCTGGAATCCAGCGACTCTGAAGCGGACGAGTACTGCATCTCGACGCGGCAGAAGCCTGACGCCGCTGCCACTGCCACGGGCAATGCTGGCGTCGCTGCGGGCGATCAATCAGTGAAGGAGGCAGTGCCTGTTACTGTTAGTTCTGAGAAGCTTCTCGGGGCTAACTCTACTGAAGGGGTTGTTTCGGAGAATAAGGGAGATGAGCTGCAGAGTAGTAGTGAGGGAGCTAGCGGCCAAGGCAGTGCTGATCAGTCTGGAGAGGAAGTGGTGCCTGTTAGTTCTGAGATACTTTCGGGGCTTAAGTCTACTGAAGGAGATTGTACGAAGAAGAATAAGGGAGACGGGCTGGACAGGTGTAGTGCCGGAGCCAGTGGCCTTGGCAACCAGTCTGGGCACAAAGTGGCGCCTATTAGTTCTGAGAAGCTCTCCGGGCTGAAGTCTGCTGAAGGAGATGATTCAGAGAAGAATAAGGGAGATGCTGTGAACGGGGGTAGCTCACAGCCTGGCTCCAAGAGGAGCAAAATTGAGGATGTCCAAGCTGGTGGTGTTGGAAACGGTGGAAGTGTATCAAAGAATGTAACTGGTGGGAAAATGCTGCGCCGAGGGTTTCCAGCATGGCGGTTCGAGAAGCCGGAGATAAGGGCCGGTCGGATTGAAGGTGTAGAGGAGGTGGAGATGAAGGCAAGCAGTGTCTCAAAGGTCAAGGAGCAGGTCTTGAGTTTGGATGACAAAAGGAGACATGTAGAGCCACTGAAACATGAGAAACGCAAGCCGTCAGTTGACTCTTGCCGACAGCTATGTGGGGAGGAGATTAAGGCAAAGGTCAAGGAGCGGTTCTCGAGTTTGGATGACAAGAGAAGACATGTCGAACCACTGAGACATGAGAAACATGGGCCGGTGAAGACTGATAAGGGCAACTTGGTTGACTCTGGCCAACGGGAGATTATGAGGGTGCAAGGGAAAAGTGGCCTTTTGAAGATCCTGCCAAAGAACAATAAGGTGGTCAGGGAAACTGGTGATGGCAAGATTCTGTCGAAGAAAGTTAAGGTTGATGGTGAAACCGGTGATAGCAAGACCGCGCCAAAGAACGCTAAGGTGTTGGAGACCAGGGATGGCAAGATTGTGACAAAGAGTGGTGTTTTAAAGCTTCTTCCCAAGAACAATAAGATGGTCAGAGAATACAGTGATGGAAAGTTTCTTCAGAAGAACATTAAGGTGGATGGGGAAACCAGTGATGGCAAGATTTCGACAAAGACTGGTAAGGTGGACAGGGAAAGTGGTGATGACAGTGTGCCGACTAAGAACAGTATGGTGGATATAAAAACTGGTGCTGGCAAGAATCCGGCAAGAAACAGTAGGGTGGATGGAGAAACTAGTGATGGCCATAGACGAGATAAGGAGAAAAGTAGTGCTCTTGACGAATCTCAAAAGCAGGATGCAAATGGCGTGAAATCTGTTGCAGGAAAGCTGGTCTCCTCTATCATGTTGAGGAGAAGTGATCCAAGTGTGGTGGGTGTTTCTTCAGGCCAGCCAATGAAACAGCAAAATTCAAAGGCGCAACTGAAGATCTCCTCACAGGACAACCACCAGCCTTCTCTGAGCCTGAAAGATGAACACAAAAATGAGAGAAAGAGATCACTTGAGCATAAAGATTCACCAGCGAATTTATCCAAGAAAGCAAAATCGATGGTCACTGATCTACAAGAAGGCACATCTGATCCTACTCGCACGAAGCGTGTCATGAAGAAGCCAAGAGGAGGACCTCGTATTGCAATGAAGCAGAAACTCAGGGATCAGATAAAGGGCATTCTCTTAGATAATGGGTGGACAATTGACCTAAGACCTAGGAGAAGTAAAGATTATGACGATTCTGTGTATGTTTCTCCAAAAGGAACTGGCTATTGGTCAATTACGAAAGCTTATGCAGTGTTCCAAAAACAGTTCAAAAGTTCACATGATGAGAAGACTACAGCTCGATCATCTAAACTTAATAATCGTGGAGCTGCAGATGCTTCCTTTGATGCCATTTCACAGGATGATCTAGCAATGCTACAAAGGAATGTGCGGAAAAGAAAGAGCAAGAAAGAACACTTTGCTGATAATAAGTGTGGGGACAACAGAAGTAGAAACATGAAAGATGCCTCTGCTGGTAGAAGTTCTAGAAACAAATACCAAAACAACAAAGAGAAGGTAAAAATTAAGCATCGGAGATCCGCACTTCTTGTCCGCGGTAGTACTCGGAGTATGGAAGACATGGATGACTATATTCCTTACAAATGGAAGAGGACGGTTTTATCATGGATGATAGATCTGGGGGTTGTTTCAAAAGATGCCAAGGTCAAATACATGAATAAGAAGGGAACAAGGGCAAGATTAGTGGGTAGAGTTACTAGGGAAGGTATTTGCTGTGACTGCTGTTCCAAGATCCTCACAGTTGCAAAGTTTGAACTTCATGCTGGTTCTAAAGAGCAGCAACCCTATGCAAACATCTTTCTAGAAGATGGTGGGCTTTCGTTGTTTCAATGCTTACTCAATGCATGGGATAAGCAAGctcaaaatgaaaagaagGGATTTTACAAGATTGATCCTGCTGATGATCCTGATGATGATACTTGTGGTATTTGCGGTGATGGAGGTGACTTGCTCTGCTGCGATCGCTGCACTTCAACTTTTCATGTGGCTTGCTTGGGAATTGAG ATGCCTTCTGGAGATTGGTTTTGCCGTAACTGTATATGTAAGTTCTGTGGATCTGCTGAAGAAAGGACATCATCTCCTGCTGAGTTGCTTTCTTGCTTGCAATGTTCAAGAAAAT atcaCCAGGTTTGTGCACAAGGGATTGAGAGAGAATTTGTTTCTACCACACCTAGTGCCTCTATTGATTGCTTTTGCAGTCCAGGATGTACAAAG ATTTATAAACGACTGAAAAGGCTTCTTGGGTTAAAGAATGATCTGGAGGCTGGATTTTCCTGGAGTCTGGTTCGCTGTTTTGCGGACACTGAGGCCACATCCACCAAAAAGAAAGCACAATTGGTACATTGCAATTCAAAAACGGCTCTTGCTTTCTCAGTTTTGGATGAGTGCTTTCTGCCACGTATCGACGAGAGAAGTGGGATTAATATAATTCACAATGTCGTATATAACTGCGG GTCAGATTTCAGTCGTTTAAATTTTAGTGGTTTCTACACTTTTATTCTGGAGCGGGGAGATGAAGTTATATCTGCAGCAACTGTCAG GATTCATGGAACTGACTTTGCAGAAATGCCATTCATAGGCACAAGGGGCATGTATAGGCACCAAGGGATGTGCCACCGACTACTCGATGCAATTGAATCG GCCCTTTGCTCTCTCAATGTTCGAAGACTAGTAATACCTGCCATACCTGAATTGCAGAATACATGGTCTACTGTTTTTGGTTTTAAGCCTGTTGGACCTacgaagaaacaaaaaatcaaGTCTGTCAATCTCTTGATTATTCATGGTACCGGTCTTCTAGAGAAGCGCTTGCTGCTGACAGGTCAAGTAAATCAACAAACCATTGCTACGGCAG TTAACGCTGTTGAATGTGATAAGATGGATGCTCAAATGTTTGGTGAAGCAAGTGGATCCCGTACACCTGTTCATGCTTCTTGTGAATCTGTTGTGGGTGATGATCTTGAAACTATGGATCAAGATAATGCTTATGCTTATGAAGGCTTGGTATCTAATCTACCTCCTGTCCCTGAAGAGAAAACTCCGGAGAGGTCATCTCCGTTGTCCAAAGATGATGTTACGTCATGTAAAGTTGAAGGAGTTGTTGAAGCTGACAATACAGAAGTGAAATATGCAGAAACAGATGGGACATTGATTGCTGATAACATTGTTGCTGAACAGAAGCCTGAAGATAAATCTAACAGTTATGCAGATTCATCTGCTATTCCAATGATAGTGGATCCATGCTCATCTAACGAGCCTGGGAAAGGTGAAAATTGCACATCCAGTGAACATTCTGTTCAGGTTGTTCCCATAAGCAACAAAACTGAATCTAATCTCAATTCCATCTCTTCCAACTTTGATACTCAAGAAGATAAAAAGTCTTGTGCAGTTCCTGCTAATACTGAAGTTCCTTTAGTCAGTATTTGTCAGAAGCCTGATAATCATGAGTTAAATACTGCCATTGCTGATGGTGATGCTCAAACAGTTATAGTAAATGCAAGGTCAATAGATGCCTGTACAACTAAAGATCAAACATTTGTTGGCAGTATAACTAAAGCTATTGCTACCCCCGAAGACCACAGTGATTCCGCAGTTGATATTGTCATATCCACAGAGAGATCTTCGGATGAAACAAAGTGTACTGAAAGTGATAAGAGTGAAATGAAGGATGCAACTATTGAAAGGAGAATCATAGTTGAGAGCTCTAATGAAGCAGGAATAACAGTTTCAGCACTTGACACATCAAGTGACATTTGTGGTGAAGTTACCGCTAAGCCTACTCTAACTTGTGGGGTGGATGGAGTATATAAGAATAGCATGGAAGGCTTGACACCTAAAGAACCTGCCAATGCATGA
- the LOC100844498 gene encoding 40S ribosomal protein S18: protein MALIAGEEFQHILRLLNTNVDGKQKIMFALTSIKGIGRRYSNIVCKKADIDMNKRAGELTTEELDRLMVVVSNPRQFKVPDWFLNRKKDYKDGRFSQVVSNALDMKLRDDLERLKKIRNHRGLRHYWGVRVRGQHTKTTGRRGKTVGVSKKR, encoded by the exons ATG GCGCTGATCGCGGGGGAGGAGTTCCAGCACATCCTGCGTCTGCTCAACACCAACGTCGATGGCAAGCAGAAGATCATGTTCGCGCTCACCTCCATCAAGGGTATCGGCCGCCGCTACTCCAACATCGTCTGCAAGAAGGCCGACATCGACATGAACAAGCG GGCTGGTGAGCTTACTACTGAAGAGCTTGACCGCCTCATGGTTGTGGTGTCTAACCCTCGCCAGTTCAAGGTTCCTGATTGGTTCCTCAACAGGAAGAAGGATTACAAGGATGGCAGGTTCTCCCAGGTTGTCTCCAATGCCCTTGACATGAAGCTCAGGGATGACCTTGAGAGGCTGAAGAAGATCAG GAACCACCGTGGTCTGCGTCACTATTGGGGCGTCCGTGTCCGTGGCCAGCACACCAAGACCACTGGCAGGCGGGGAAAGACTGTCGGTGTCTCGAAGAAGAGATAA